Proteins encoded in a region of the Bactrocera tryoni isolate S06 chromosome 4, CSIRO_BtryS06_freeze2, whole genome shotgun sequence genome:
- the LOC120773659 gene encoding putative 60S ribosomal protein L33 has protein sequence MAGDSHAEDAKLSGLSKHFNGSTMRGRANVAKATYAVIGLIIAYNVVKPKKK, from the exons ATGGCTGGAGATTCACATGCTGAGGATGCGAAATTGTCTGGACTGTCGAAACATTTCAATGGCTCCACAATGCGTGGTCGCGCAAAT GTGGCTAAGGCTACTTATGCTGTGATCGGTCTCATCATTGCCTACAATGTTGTCAAACCCAAGAAGAAGTAG